A region from the Alnus glutinosa chromosome 5, dhAlnGlut1.1, whole genome shotgun sequence genome encodes:
- the LOC133868540 gene encoding thioredoxin O2, mitochondrial codes for MARNAILRSQVLRRALGNNKLSPALPYNLRSNNSSPFETLIPSKPFSSILSNSTTATCSPFSKLPFLQSRPCSFGFESEEQEPSHFVLIQSENEFNSSLSKVQDESLPAIFYFTAVWCKPCRLISPMLDVLSGKYPHVTTYKIDIDQEGLVSVLSKLDITSVPTIHFFKNGQKAAEVIGADVIRMKNTMEELYKPEDSEEGTDANDV; via the exons ATGGCGAGAAATGCAATTCTTCGCTCCCAAGTTCTGCGCCGAGCCCTTGGCAACAACAAGCTTAGCCCGGCTTTACCCTATAATCTTCGTTCTAACAACTCTAGTCCCTTCGAAACCCTAATCCCCTCTAAACCTTTCTCCTCCATTTTGTCCAATTCCACCACCGCCACATGCTCTCCCTTCTCGAAGCTTCCGTTCCTGCAATCCCGACCTTGTTCCTTTGGCTTTGAATCTGAAGAACAAG AACCTTCACACTTTGTTCTCATTCAGTCGGAAAACGAATTCAACAGTTCACTTTCCAAGGTTCAAG ATGAATCATTGCCGGCAATTTTCTATTTCACCGCAGTCTGGTGCAAGCCTT GCAGGTTGATATCTCCTATGCTTGATGTGTTGAGTGGGAAATACCCGCATGTGACAACGTATAAGATTGACATTGACCAG GAAGGACTTGTAAGCGTTTTGAGCAAGTTAGACATTACGTCTGTG ccaacgattcattttttcaaaaatgggCAAAAGGCTGCTGAAGTAATTGGTGCTGATGTTATTCGAATGAAGAATACTATGGAGGAACTCTACAA GCCTGAAGATTCTGAAGAGGGGACGGATGCAAATGATGTATAA